From the Carya illinoinensis cultivar Pawnee chromosome 4, C.illinoinensisPawnee_v1, whole genome shotgun sequence genome, one window contains:
- the LOC122306737 gene encoding UPF0481 protein At3g47200-like, producing MGQSYGTYFQRNENASADQVEHLVIRIRELLETSRRPLPGGECCIYKVPHHLRKLNEEVYTPQVISIGPFHHGNQNLQILEKYKVRYLEDFMSRANTSLENLISIVKGSEKGILQCYAETNELDSDAFLTMILLDATFIIEYFLRDMFPVQWTDEDTTVIKPWITARMQLDFLLIENQLPFFILRDLYQLVLVTDRIMYRPFIEVVFHYFHFLNTQNMPPNPEQFNGILHFVDLIRIFYLPRRERLPEGQTDSRVEKICCATQLAEAGLTFKKSESLCYLDLKYHEGVLEIPPFTIDGTTEILARNLMALEQCHYPTQAYITDYFFLLDFLIDTGKDVALLADKKILVNGMGDDNATFINNLGTNVQYSSMNSEYCRLCRDLAKFQNDSWNRWKAIFKRDYVSTPWKIVATIAAILLLAFTLTQAVCSIISVLPSKRRNL from the coding sequence ATGGGGCAATCATATGGTACATATTTTCAACGAAATGAAAATGCTTCAGCAGATCAAGTGGAGCATTTGGTAATTAGAATAAGAGAACTGTTAGAAACTTCGAGGCGTCCCTTACCAGGAGGAGAATGTTGTATTTACAAGGTTCCACATCACTTGCGCAAATTGAATGAAGAAGTGTACACCCCACAAGTTATTTCCATAGGCCCCTTCCACCACGGCAACCAAAACTTGCAAATCCTGGAAAAGTATAAAGTGAGATATCTCGAGGATTTTATGAGCCGAGCCAATACAAGCCTGGAGAATTTAATAAGCATTGTAAAAGGCTCGGAAAAAGGAATTCTTCAATGTTATGCAGAAACCAACGAACTTGACAGTGATGCGTTTTTGACAATGATACTCCTTGATGCGACCTTCATTATTGAGTATTTCTTGAGAGATATGTTCCCTGTGCAATGGACAGATGAGGATACAACAGTTATAAAGCCATGGATAACTGCTAGGATGCAACTGGACTTCCTGTTAATTGAAAATCAACTTCCTTTCTTTATTCTTAGGGATTTATATCAGCTTGTTTTGGTTACTGATAGAATCATGTACCGTCCCTTCATTGAGGTTGTCTTTCACTACTTTCACTTTCTCAACACTCAAAATATGCCTCCTAATCCCGAGCAGTTCAATGGAATACTTCATTTTGTTGATTTGATCAGAATCTTTTATCTACCTCGACGCGAAAGGCTACCAGAAGGACAAACTGACAGTAGGGTTGAGAAGATATGCTGTGCAACGCAGCTGGCAGAGGCAGGATTGACCTTTAAGAAGAGTGAAAGCCTGTGCTACCTTGACCTAAAATATCATGAAGGAGTGTTGGAAATCCCGCCCTTTACCATTGACGGTACCACGGAGATACTTGCTCGAAACCTCATGGCTTTGGAGCAATGTCACTATCCAACACAAGCATATATTActgattattttttcttgttggaTTTCCTTATTGATACAGGCAAAGATGTGGCTTTACTTGCTGACAAGAAGATCCTTGTTAATGGGATGGGCGACGACAATGCAacttttatcaataatttaGGCACAAATGTCCAATATTCATCCATGAATTCTGAGTATTGCCGTCTTTGTAGAGATTTAGCTAAATTTCAGAATGACAGTTGGAATCGTTGGAAGGCTATCTTCAAACGTGATTATGTTAGCACTCCTTGGAAAATAGTTGCCACCATTGCCGCTATTCTCTTGTTGGCGTTCACATTAACGCAAGCTGTATGCTCTATTATCTCAGTGTTACCATCAAAGAGGAGGAATCTGTAA